One stretch of Daphnia pulicaria isolate SC F1-1A chromosome 8, SC_F0-13Bv2, whole genome shotgun sequence DNA includes these proteins:
- the LOC124310808 gene encoding microtubule-associated protein futsch-like isoform X1, producing MRLLQPLADCQFHSRRRPRSIVSHSLLSLLSLSLLFLFISPFGTLIRERNNKSKAYTTSPTQVGLLSSVPDPKTNLGPSKFHWRIRAETMADETSSASSAFSPLSGGYLLIVLSEPHSEQHKQVLLEHLAKGLASWDSVETQIDIESELRNIATQCPNGEEVRNGEKLIQLASDSLVTEILIQPQLSTLKQCMRNLLASFTRHRHVIHAGYTLSGPGSWILQDGTYDFGDFMHIVQDPEIQRLYRAYESSITMDLHCADEGQWSAEQINQDPAIKAAKISINPPGRLSAAESQSQQDAVNSFIRYISDILPSVTLDHLLEPSDVVGNIRFNHPTLYVFPGGQGDSALFGISGFNILVDGGFGRKPCFWDFTRHLDRLDAVVMTRSNASSLSGLTGAICRKAASPVYPQMGHIFCNLPQDGEVDLGDIDQQINAADSTSESLTVNINDLCRAMSAGLGALQLKAQPIYRSATLEPINLYHKVGHGTLDMFIVSPSANSPEVKELMRLWRSGDVSTAFRTIKMGGKEFRIPLLDIVSVCALLVWQPADPNEPVTRLLFPGSAPQHKILEGLEKFRQLEFLKSPVFMAKDVAAPPSAVITPSSTSSAFTKSPVKTKSTSSPRHTPIEPVPVKASAVRKEVSSKPPPKAADHSGSNANSKEADAKPRPAPKVIKADVLSSSSRTGSTELRAKKAEAKPTTAAPIKSTTTTTAAKKETAMSVNGETNKTLAPKIKKDVANMKMVEARVHSFKSSASLKRAEEITKNKKPGDDKDIKDKVQRSQSQSREKRSASTVRGQPADEDKTRVKLVKKIAPSTTEATPVSPAKTMTKPIKAKPKETSKPAEPKAPVAKEPLKKDKPAAPKPKPAAAKETPKPAPKAPAASSSSSTPSGKAVKRPVKAAAAAAAAVVGAAAAVVAVAAVTTEEQPTEEQPAVVEEDFNAAEAPQAASSPKQDTPTEDGGQVPDETSVLEAIESQILEDVEAVEQESQHDSEPDPANAEDEVEEKEEEQAEEQAEEQAEEQAEEQAEEQAEGSVAGEVADADEAEESAEKDEEEVVEADEEEIAQVEDGGDEGVGSEEPEVADAVISEEVVQTEDAEADAETEDAEVAVTDEVVEEVAEQVAEEVAEEVTEEVTEEVAEEVAEEVAEEVKEKTDDEEVKEKTDDEEETVPETVEPEEFDEKSANDKEEVADVEENGKPDDVVDVQDEEEVANEAEERSIDNEVSVDVAQVDQRSNDQDDNLETDECPEPVEEEEIQPAVSSTSVDAGRPKSASPQPVASGDEMANVSENDIIDQIEQSHNLDATQQESPKEQVEELQEPSEEKEVVDKKDENVEDDKVEDKDENLIEDQHEEIATTSPEPVEEEIQPAVSSQSVETSKPLSPSPQPEPEEHQDDNVEDVDREKEVEEEEKVHQEESSLDHQTIDKELDEEKDKEEDDKQPDVVASQLSGPCDSSTTEEIQSKESADVVSEKVDNVEKEEEIDDQHVDDQHDIEKRQSHELTVESTGHQEDALSSLSSLSDLEPTPVLDRSGASLYEEEQQLSSMESQPESHQFTQKSAPQMEESSPKDMQQTTKSSSLAVVDDESSGPSSVEVEEEFKAEIVVRPVPISVPLDDFVAPHQPAPSPPVVKSPVKEIPTPLVLDEEDDGVEVEEEAFQQEIKTKDSAVPITPVEEDQGASSFSYEEPQGQSEDRQLPSSQFNSDKKEESAVDGTAVSRSKEAEAEEFRASIDNQYGDFMKTPATEEKSKQKTPEEKPSTETTVEKKQPEEKCEAAVEKKTEEKISSPVEAKCAAVEEKKSEEVKKTTPEVKPAEKDEEEEEVEEEIVSKVVDNKSVKAEKVEESSVKEIAKSPETKPLDESDILEMIVGDIVTEKVEVSTTDDKSAKVSVDLEAEVVKTSEPIVESFQAVDSESTQSTKDADSHESFLDKVKNFVEDVKSSFVEDVKVSKMDTKPVESQEKEKVSLEETKEVFKKEELSIAVHAMEAEAHPTEDIEKKNVKDSIPEVPIQTTDTKSVKFDEVEVPQVSGKEKSFIEEVVQKICSVELVEKVSECLTKEKEPTGMAAKEEEEESVPVFEKCEKYGKTEKDVLAVVEPMLQATTETVVLSAEVKSQRSSTSEAAPLELELDIPERKLSNVSASSVTSVEKDAIVEAVVSEIKTTVSESEKKMANIESEIKSATIETEIKLAAIEAEIKSVSTEAEIKSATIETEIKSATIESDIKSVSTEAEIKSATIQAEIKSTTIETEIKLAAIETEIKSASTEAEMKSATIESDIKSVASEPVTDTTDLVFVAPVTASSPIDGPELLKELTFPQGLPSKSETDSSLNSLVDEIKETIQDVKVSLTESTTKSETDSTPSKDKVEDVKQILADVKETLKLESDNSSKSQVEEIKEIIHADVKATLESAPKSETVCHSVDEEVRETVADVRKASLEMTFDADLTKPKMEEVKEVISDLRKASLEMTFDAVLAKPKMEEVKEIISDARKASLEMTFDADLTKPKMEEVKEVISDLRKASLEMTFDADLTKLKVEEAKEVISDVRKASVEMTIDADLPKSKVEEVKEIISDVRKASLEMTIDADLTKPKAEEAKEIISDVRKASLEMTIDANSPTSKVEEIKEIVADAKKASVETASKSEADLYKPQVEEIKEIIQDVKEAVESMSKSESVIETQVQQVKEMSFESSSKSETEVSCKSKLEEAKEIIPDVKKTEELALKCESILQETQVQQVKEITLVADCDAHSGLSSKVEEVKETIEDVKKMSSDLFASKKETVEEVKEVIHDVKETSSSAVSKVAEVAESLSQLEAKVEVKAVTPEPEVIPQAASQLKCDPLANLPVVALVETSKNVIEEVKPKSADLAKLDVVDKTEQLKPETIDCSNVSCSSSTSVTPKTPLSPNIARREVAVESTVIPAAANLESFAAPPPTRFGDDVRDVSQPSSLDSMEVHSNSSTSLAGAEKQHEEDEDEDVAATSLTPTINYLAAGYEGVSISTASKLSTIASSDGETDGAQPPSLDSNWSSKTFDKLTLAAESGARHQPEESAFSSGPSSWDDREPGARPYYVVSESISDRSATSSIISHATDDDYPAEKLDRPSLVSHVEPRSATGELNIKKELDVAPVSPVPSSPFSTDRCSSHGDFEANKDSLSSIQTSESSDFHLETKVDDSASAISSTRSDYSDDRSGSSVDPTLLQQQRLEQRSLTPRSDISCSSETTDPVTTANTTQLIQPGQQQTPVDLKANSKAELADPKLAPHNIWLKEKDTASSPNPFTDQYADDDTDHSEPLASSTLYYQQQQQPPVQQHHQQHLSDFESDRHSDSQSSSVPVAEYTDEYYVQHLDYVETTQKSSHPHPDEASDQEAYLYESEHDDQDHHYHPYATKYSDSYDEADLYPTEEAINDDYRHIGDHQNGNSYHYYESGESATTEEVVGNLHGQYEDLNRNDRTPTRDVQHPYVAPDVYESEPAVISPTSRQLDVTTAATTSSSRDERVLPQTSPLPSPQPHPLSQQLSPQQQQQQQHEDTLASWGKPLGLPAPVAPGVVFSSNGSNGSPLKRPATATNNGHKASDKAANGANNAASAPFYVDLAYIPHHSDPRYSDVDFFKRIRARHYVLSTLEPSAQVLDALLEGKQSWTGDDKDLDVTIIPTYDSDTLATWVSANEDLLARNRIDLAPSASRCTINLQDHETSCSAYRLEF from the exons ATGAGGCTCCTCCAGCCGTTGGCCGACTGTCAGTTCCATTCGCGACGTCGTCCAAGATCCATTGTCTCAcattctctcctctctctcctctctctctctctccttttcctaTTTATTTCCCCCTTTGGCACTTTGATTCGAGAGAGGAATAACAAGTCCAAGGCGTACACAACCTCTCCAACGCAAGTCGGTTTGTTGTCTTCTGTACCCGACCCGAAAACAAATCTCGGCCCGTCGAAATTCCATTGGCGAATCAGAGCCGAGACGATGGCCGACGAGACTTCGTCCGCCTCATCGGCTTTCTCGCCGCTTTCCGGTGGCTATTTGCTGATCGTCCTCAGTGAGCCGCACAGCGAACAGCACAAGCAAGTCCTACTAGAACATCTCGCCAAAG GACTGGCCTCGTGGGACAGCGTCGAAACGCAGATCGATATCGAGTCGGAACTCCGCAACATCGCGACCCAATGCCCCAACGGCGAAGAAGTCAGGAACG GAGAGAAACTGATCCAGTTGGCTTCCGACTCGCTCGTCACTGAGATCCTCATCCAGCCGCAGTTGAGCACGCTCAAGCAGTGCATGCGCAATCTTCTAGCCTCGTTCACGCGCCATCGGCACGTTATTCACGCCGGCTACACATTGTCAGGACCTGGATCCTGGATTTTacaa GATGGAACCTACGATTTTGGCGACTTTATGCACATCGTGCAAGACCCCGAAATCCAGCGGCTCTATCGAGCCTACGAATCGAGCATCACGATGGACCTTCACTGCGCCGACGAGGGTCAATGGAGCGCCGAGCAGATCAATCAGGATCCTGCCATCAAAGCCGCCAAG ATATCCATCAACCCGCCCGGTCGATTGAGCGCCGCCGAGTCGCAGAGCCAACAAGACGCCGTCAATTCTTTTATCCGATACATTTCCGACATTCTGCCGTCGGTGACGTTGGATCATCTCCTGGAGCCATCCGACGTCGTTGGCAACATCCGGTTCAATCACCCGACCCTCTACGTCTTCCCAGGCGGACAGGGAGACTCTGCCCTCTTCGGCATCAGCGGATTCAACATTCTCGTCGATGGAGGATTCGGACGCAAGCCCTGCTTCTGGGATTTCACCCGACACTTGGACCG GCTCGACGCGGTCGTCATGACACGGAGCAATGCCAGCTCTCTCAGCGGCCTGACTGGGGCCATCTGCCGCAAAGCCGCCAGCCCCGTCTACCCGCAAATGGGTCACATCTTCTGCAATCTGCCACAGGACGGTGAAGTTGACCTCGGTGACATTGACCAGCAGATCAATGCGGCCGACTCTACTTCCGAATCGCTCACTGTCAACATCAATGATCTATGCCGGGCCATGTCGGCCGGACTTGGAGCTTTACAGCTCAAAGCACAGCCAATCTATCGCTCTGCCACTCTGGAGCCCATCAATCTCTACCACAAG GTGGGGCACGGAACACTTGACATGTTCATCGTCAGTCCCAGCGCCAACAGTCCCGAGGTCAAGGAGCTCATGCGTCTCTGGCGTTCTGGAGACGTTTCGACGGCTTTCCGAACCATCAAAATGGGCGGCAAAGAATTCCGCATTCCGCTGCTGGACATTGTCTCGGTTTGCGCCCTGCTGGTGTGGCAGCCGGCCGATCCCAACGAGCCCGTCACTCGCCTCCTGTTCCCGGGCAGTGCTCCTCAACACAAGATCCTCGAAGGGCTGGAAAAGTTCCGTCAATTGGAATTCCTCAAGTCGCCCGTTTTCATGGCCAAAGATGTGGCCGCTCCGCCGTCCGCCGTCATCACTCCGTCATCCACGTCCAGCGCTTTCACCAAGAGCCCAGTCAAGACGAAGAGCACTTCGTCGCCTCGTCACACCCCAATTGAACCAGTTCCTGTCAAAGCTTCGGCCGTCCGCAAGGAAGTGAGCAGCAAGCCGCCGCCCAAAGCGGCTGATCATTCCGGCAGCAATGCCAATTCCAAAGAGGCGGATGCCAAGCCACGTCCGGCCCCTAAAGTCATCAAGGCTGATGTCCTGAGCAGCTCGTCGAGAACGGGCAGCACCGAACTGCGCGCCAAGAAAGCGGAAGCCAAGCCAACGACAGCGGCGCCCATCaaatcaacgacgacgacgacagcggCTAAGAAAGAGACTGCCATGTCCGTCAACGGCGAGACCAATAAAACGCTGGCacccaaaatcaaaaaggatGTGGCCAACATGAAAATGGTCGAGGCCAGAGTTCACTCGTTCAAGAGTTCGGCTTCGTTGAAACGGGCCGAAGAGATCACcaagaataaaaaacccgGCGATGACAAGGACATAAAAGACAAGGTTCAAAGAAGTCAGAGCCAATCCCGCGAGAAACGCTCGGCTTCCACCGTTCGAGGACAGCCAGCAGATGAAGACAAGACGAGGGTTAAACTGGTCAAGAAGATTGCTCCTTCGACAACGGAGGCGACGCCGGTCAGCCCTGCCAAAACGATGACCAAACCCATCAAGGCCAAGCCCAAGGAGACGAGCAAACCAGCCGAACCCAAAGCTCCCGTCGCCAAGGAGCCGTTAAAGAAAGACAAGCCAGCGGCTCCTAAACCTAAACCCGCAGCAGCTAAAGAGACTCCTAAACCGGCTCCAAAGGCCCCGGCcgcttcatcgtcgtcgtcgactccATCAGGCAAAGCTGTCAAGCGACCAGTGAaagctgccgctgctgctgctgctgccgtcgtTGGAGCTGCTGCAGCTGTTGTCGCTGTGGCGGCTGTCACCACGGAGGAACAGCCAACTGAAGAGCAGCCAGCCGTTGTCGAAGAGGATTTCAACGCGGCTGAGGCCCCTCAGGCGGCCAGCTCACCAAAGCAAGACACACCGACCGAAGATGGAGGCCAAGTGCCGGATGAAACGAGCGTTCTGGAAGCGATTGAAAGCCAGATTTTGGAGGATGTAGAAGCGGTCGAACAGGAGTCGCAACACGATTCTGAACCAGATCCTGCCAACGCGGAAGATGAggtcgaagaaaaagaagaagagcaagcCGAAGAACAAGCCGAAGAACAAGCCGAAGAGCAAGCCGAAGAGCAAGCCGAAGAGCAAGCCGAAGGCTCAGTCGCCGGAGAAGTCGCTGATGCGGATGAGGCGGAGGAGAGCGCCGAAAAAGATGAGGAAGAGGTAGTGGAAGCCGATGAGGAAGAAATCGCCCAAGTGGAAGATGGCGGAGATGAAGGGGTCGGATCTGAGGAGCCCGAAGTTGCTGACGCGGTGATCTCCGAGGAAGTTGTCCAGACGGAAGATGCTGAAGCGGACGCCGAGACAGAAGATGCCGAAGTAGCCGTGACGGATGAAGTTGTGGAGGAAGTCGCCGAGCAAGTCGCTGAGGAAGTCGCTGAGGAAGTCACCGAGGAAGTCACCGAGGAAGTCGCCGAGGAAGTCGCCGAGGAAGTCGCCGAggaagttaaagaaaaaacagatgaCGAGGAAgttaaagagaaaacagaTGACGAGGAAGAAACCGTCCCAGAAACTGTTGAACCGGAAGAATTCGACGAAAAATCAGCCAACGATAAGGAAGAAGTAGCTGACGtcgaagaaaatggaaaacctGACGACGTTGTAGATGTtcaagacgaagaagaggtgGCCAATGAAGCCGAAGAACGATCGATCGATAACGAAGTTTCGGTGGACGTCGCTCAGGTTGACCAACGATCCAACGATCAAGATGACAACCTCGAGACGGACGAATGCCCAGAAccggtggaagaagaagaaattcagcCGGCTGTCTCGTCCACATCGGTCGACGCTGGCAGACCCAAATCAGCCTCTCCACAGCCGGTTGCATCCGGAGATGAGATGGCCAACGTGAGCGAAAATGACATAATCGATCAAATTGAACAAAGTCACAACTTGGATGCTACCCAACAAGAAAGTCCAAAGGAACAAGTCGAAGAGTTGCAAGaacccagtgaagagaaagaagTTGTAGATAAAAAGGATGAAAATGTCGAAGATGACAAAGTCGAAGATAAAGATGAAAATCTCATCGAAGACCAACACGAAGAAATCGCCACAACCTCGCCAGAGCcggtggaagaagaaattcagCCGGCCGTCTCATCCCAGTCAGTGGAAACTAGCAAACCTCTTTCTCCTTCTCCACAGCCAGAACCCGAAGAACATCAAGACGACAATGTCGAAGATGTTGACAGGGAGAAAGAagtggaagaagaggaaaaagtcCACCAGGAAGAGAGCTCCTTAGATCATCAGACCATTGACAAAGAACTCgacgaagaaaaagacaaagaagaagatgacaaaCAACCGGATGTGGTTGCCTCTCAGTTGTCTGGCCCATGCGATAGCTCTACCACTGAAGAGATTCAATCCAAAGAAAGCGCTGACGTTGTCTCTGAAAAAGTAGACAatgtcgaaaaagaagaagaaatcgatgACCAACATGTTGATGACCAACATGATATTGAAAAACGCCAATCACATGAATTGACTGTGGAGAGCACGGGCCACCAAGAGGATGCCctttcatctctctcttcccTTTCCGACCTAGAACCAACGCCCGTCCTTGATCGTTCCGGCGCTAGTCTCTATGAAGAAGAACAGCAGCTATCTTCGATGGAATCCCAACCGGAATCTCATCAATTCACACAAAAGTCCGCCCCACAGATGGAGGAGTCTTCTCCCAAAGATATGCAACAGACTACCAAGTCGTCGTCCTTAGCAGTGGTCGACGATGAATCTTCCGGCCCATCGTCAGTTGAAGTCGAAGAAGAATTCAAAGCAGAAATCGTTGTTCGACCCGTTCCTATTTCCGTCCCGTTAGACGATTTTGTAGCTCCACATCAACCAGCACCTAGCCCTCCTGTAGTCAAATCTCCAGTCAAAGAAATTCCTACCCCTCTGGTGCTGGACGAAGAGGACGATGGTGTAGAAGTAGAGGAGGAAGCCTTCCAGCAGGAAATCAAAACCAAAGATAGTGCCGTGCCCATCACTCCCGTCGAAGAAGATCAGGGCGCTTCTTCCTTCAGCTACGAGGAGCCGCAAGGACAGAGTGAGGATCGACAGCTCCCATCTAGCCAATTCAACTCggataagaaagaagaatcagCAGTTGACGGTACTGCAGTCTCCCGTTCCAAAGAGGCCGAAGCGGAGGAATTCCGTGCCTCCATCGACAACCAGTACGGTGATTTCATGAAAACTCCAGCCACTGAGGAAAAGTCCAAACAGAAGACGCCAGAGGAGAAACCATCGACAGAAACGACCGTTGAGAAAAAACAGCCAGAAGAGAAATGTGAGGCGGCAGTAGAGAAGAAAACCGAAGAAAAGATTTCTTCTCCAGTAGAAGCAAAATGCGCTGCtgttgaagaaaagaagagcgaggaagtaaaaaaaaccacTCCCGAAGTCAAACCCGCCGAGAaggacgaggaggaggaggaggttgaagaagaaattgtttcCAAGGTAGTAGACAACAAATCCGTCAAAGCTGAAAAGGTCGAAGAATCCAGCGTTAAAGAAATCGCCAAATCGCCTGAAACGAAGCCATTGGATGAATCTGATATCCTTGAGATGATTGTGGGAGATATCGTGACCGAAAAGGTTGAAGTCTCGACGACGGACGACAAGTCTGCTAAAGTTTCTGTTGACTTGGAAGCTGAAGTTGTCAAGACCAGCGAGCCCATCGTTGAAAGTTTCCAAGCGGTTGACTCTGAATCAACTCAATCGACAAAAGACGCCGATTCTCATGAAAGTTTCCTGGATAAAGTCAAAAACTTTGTCGAGGATGTTAAAAGTTCTTTCGTAGAAGATGTCAAAGTGTCCAAAATGGATACAAAGCCAGTGGAATCgcaggagaaagagaaagtctCGTTGGAAGAGACCAAAGAAGTGTTTAAGAAGGAAGAACTTTCCATTGCAGTCCACGCTATGGAAGCCGAAGCCCATCCAACTGAAgatattgaaaagaaaaacgttaagGATTCCATCCCAGAGGTTCCTATTCAAACTACAGATACCAAATCAGTCAAATTCGACGAAGTTGAAGTACCGCAAGTTtcgggaaaagagaaaagcttCATTGAAGAGGTGGTTCAGAAGATCTGCTCAGTCGAACTTGTTGAAAAGGTTAGTGAATGCCTTACCAAAGAGAAGGAGCCTACTGGAATGGCAGccaaggaggaagaagaggagtcTGTTCCAGTGTTTGAAAAATGCGAGAAATACGGAAAGACTGAAAAAGATGTCTTAGCTGTAGTCGAGCCCATGCTACAGGCAACTACTGAAACTGTTGTTTTATCAGCGGAAGTGAAATCCCAGCGATCCTCTACTTCTGAAGCAGCTCCATTGGAACTTGAGTTGGATATTCCCGAGAGAAAGCTTTCCAATGTTTCGGCATCGTCGGTCACTTCAGTGGAAAAGGACGCGATAGTGGAAGCAGTGGTGTctgaaattaaaacaacagttagCGAATCTGAAAAGAAGATGGCAAATATTGAGTCTGAAATTAAATCGGCAACTATTGAGACTGAAATCAAGTTGGCAGCTATTGAGGCTGAAATTAAATCGGTTTCCACTGAGGCTGAAATTAAATCGGCAACTATTGAGACTGAAATTAAGTCGGCAACTATTGAGTCTGACATTAAATCGGTATCCACGGAGGCTGAAATTAAGTCGGCAACTATTCAGGCTGAAATTAAGTCGACAACTATTGAGACTGAAATTAAATTGGCAGCTATTGAGACTGAAATTAAATCGGCATCCACTGAGGCTGAAATGAAGTCGGCAACTATTGAGTCTGACATTAAATCGGTAGCTAGTGAACCAGTCACAGATACTACCGACCTCGTATTCGTTGCTCCGGTCACTGCCAGCTCACCCATCGATGGGCCAGAACTTCTGAAAGAACTCACGTTCCCACAAGGATTGCCATCCAAATCGGAAACTGACTCCTCTCTTAACTCTCTAGTAGATGAGATCAAAGAAACCATTCAAGATGTCAAAGTGTCACTTACTGAATCAACAACCAAATCGGAAACCGACAGCACTCCATCTAAAGACAAAGTAGAGGATGTTAAACAAATCCTCGCTGACGTCAAAGAGACATTGAAACTTGAATCCGACAATTCGTCTAAATCTCAAGTGGAGGAGATCAAAGAAATTATTCATGCTGATGTAAAGGCTACTCTAGAATCGGCGCCAAAATCTGAAACTGTTTGCCACTCCGTAGACGAAGAAGTCAGAGAAACCGTTGCAGATGTCAGAAAGGCGTCCCTTGAAATGACATTTGATGCTGATTTAACCAAACCTAAAATGGAGGAGGTCAAAGAAGTCATTTCGGATTTAAGAAAGGCGTCCCTTGAAATGACATTTGATGCTGTCTTAGCCAAACCTAAAATGGAGGAGgtcaaagaaataatttcgGATGCAAGAAAGGCATCCCTTGAAATGACATTTGATGCTGATTTAACCAAACCTAAAATGGAGGAGGTCAAAGAAGTCATTTCGGATTTAAGAAAGGCGTCCCTTGAAATGACATTTGATGCTGATTTAACCAAACTAAAAGTGGAAGAGGCCAAAGAAGTAATTTCGGATGTTAGGAAAGCATCCGTTGAAATGACAATCGATGCTGACTTGCCTAAATCTAAAGTGGAAGAGGTCAAAGAAATTATTTCGGATGTTAGGAAAGCATCCCTTGAAATGACAATCGATGCTGACTTAACCAAACCTAAAGCGGAGGAAGCCAAAGAAATCATTTCAGATGTAAGAAAAGCCTCTCTTGAAATGACAATCGATGCTAATTCGCCCACATCTAAAGTGGAAGAGATCAAAGAAATTGTTGCTGATGCAAAGAAGGCATCCGTTGAAACGGCATCAAAATCCGAGGCTGACTTGTACAAACCGCAAGTAGAGGAGATCAAAGAAATCATCCAAGATGTCAAAGAGGCGGTTGAATCAATGTCGAAATCGGAATCAGTGATAGAAACCCAAGTACAGCAGGTCAAAGAAATGTCCTTTGAATCATCATCAAAATCAGAAACCGAAGTCTCGTGCAAAAGCAAATTAGAGGAAGCCAAAGAAATCATCCCAGATGTAAAAAAGACAGAAGAATTAGCGCTAAAATGCGAATCGATCTTACAAGAAACCCAAGTTCAACAGGTCAAAGAAATAACCTTGGTTGCAGATTGTGATGCCCATTCAGGTTTGTCGTCCAAAGTAGAGGAAGTCAAAGAAACTATCGAAGATGTTAAAAAGATGTCAAGTGACTTATTtgcatcaaaaaaagaaaccgtaGAAGAAGTCAAAGAAGTTATTCACGATGTCAAAGAGACATCATCATCTGCTGTTTCGAAAGTAGCCGAAGTCGCAGAATCCTTGTCCCAATTGGAGGCTAAAGTGGAAGTGAAAGCCGTCACTCCTGAGCCAGAAGTCATTCCACAGGCCGCATCCCAACTCAAGTGCGACCCACTGGCCAATTTGCCAGTAGTCGCACTAGTTGAGACTTCCAAGAATGTCATCGAAGAAGTGAAACCGAAGAGCGCTGATTTGGCTAAATTAGATGTCGTTGACAAGACGGAGCAATTGAAACCGGAGACTATTGATTGCTCAAATGTGTCTTGCTCATCGTCGACTTCCGTCACGCCCAAAACGCCACTCTCGCCCAATATTGCCCGCCGAGAAGTCGCCGTTGAATCAACGGTGATTCCAGCAGCTGCTAATTTGGAATCCTTCGCGGCACCACCACCTACTCGATTCGGAGACGACGTTAGAGACGTGAGTCAGCCATCCAGTTTGGATTCGATGGAAGTCCATTCCAATTCTTCCACTTCTTTGGCTGGAGCCGAGAAACAACACGAagaggatgaagatgaagatgtTGCAGCGACCTCACTGACGCCGACCATCAACTACTTGGCAGCTGGATACGAAGGTGTCAGCATCAGCACTGCGAGCAAATTGTCAACCATAGCATCGTCGGATGGCGAAACTGATGGAGCTCAACCTCCCAGTTTGGACAGCAACTGGTCATCCAAGACGTTTGACAAATTGACATTGGCTGCTGAATCCGGCGCTCGTCATCAACCGGAAGAATCGGCCTTCTCAAGCGGTCCATCCAGCTGGGACGACAGAGAACCTGGTGCCCGACCTTACTATGTCGTATCTGAATCGATCAGTGACCGTTCGGCCACCAGCTCCATCATCTCCCATGCTACCGACGACGATTATCCAGCTGAAAAGTTGGATCGGCCGTCTTTGGTCAGCCACGTCGAACCTCGCAGCGCCACTGGCGAACTGAATatcaaaaaagaattggaTGTGGCGCCCGTCAGTCCTGTACCGTCCTCTCCATTCAGCACCGATCGCTGTAGCAGCCACGGTGACTTTGAAGCCAACAAAGATTCTCTGTCCAGTATCCAGACCTCGGAATCGTCCGACTTTCACTTGGAAACCAAAGTGGATGACTCGGCGTCCGCCATCTCCAGCACCCGTTCAGACTATTCCGATGACCGATCCGGCAGCAGCGTTGATCCAACCCTTTTGCAACAGCAGCGGCTCGAGCAGCGATCCCTGACGCCCCGTAGCGATATCAGCTGTTCGTCAGAGACAACTGACCCCGTTACGACAGCCAACACGACCCAACTGATCCAACCGGGCCAGCAACAGACTCCCGTGGATCTCAAAGCCAATAGCAAAGCCGAGTTAGCCGATCCCAAATTGGCGCCGCACAACATCTGGCTTAAAGAAAAGGACACAGCGTCGTCTCCGAATCCATTCACCGATCAATATGCCGATGACGATACCGACCATTCCGAACCGCTAGCCTCTTCCACACTCTACtaccagcaacagcaacaaccgccAGTACAACAACATCACCAACAACACCTGTCGGATTTCGAGTCTGATCGCCATTCAGATTCGCAATCGTCGTCCGTTCCAGTTGCCGAGTACACGGACGAGTACTACGTTCAACATTTGGATTATGTTGAAACGACCCAGAAATCTTCCCATCCGCATCCAGACGAGGCCTCAGATCAGGAAGCGTATCTGTACGAATCGGAACACGACGATCAAGACCACCATTACCATCCCTACGCGACCAAGTACAGCGACTCGTACGACGAGGCTGATCTCTATCCGACGGAGGAGGCCATCAACGACGACTACCGTCACATTGGAGATCACCAAAATGGCAACTCTTATCACTACTACGAAAGTGGTGAGAGCGCCACGACCGAGGAGGTCGTTGGCAATTTGCACGGCCAGTACGAGGACCTGAACCGCAACGACCGCACGCCGACAAGAGACGTGCAGCATCCCTACGTGGCTCCTGATGTTTACGAATCCGAGCCCGCAGTTATCAGTCCGACCAGCAGACAATTG GACGTCACGACAGCTGCGACCACATCTTCTTCGCGTGATGAACGAGTGTTGCCACAAACGTCACCTCTTCCCAGTCCACAGCCTCATCCGCTTTCGCAACAGCTTTCgccacagcagcaacaacagcaacaacacgaAGACACATTGGCTTCGTGGGGCAAGCCATTGGGTTTACCAGCTCCTGTAGCTCCTGGTGTCGTCTTTTCCAGTAACGGCAGCAACGGTTCCCCGCTCAAGCGCCCAGCTACTGCAACCAACAACGGGCACAAAGCTTCCGACAAAGCCGCCAACGGCGCCAACAACGCTGCCAGCGCCCCATTCTACGTCGATTTGGCGTACATCCCGCATCACAGCGATCCTCGATATTCGGACGTGGACTTCTTCAAGCGCATCCGGGCTCGACACTACGTACTGAGTACTCTAGAGCCGTCCGCTCAAGTTCTTGACGCTCTTTTGGAGGGCAAACAATCCTGGACTGGCGACGACAAAGATTTAG ACGTCACCATCATTCCCACCTACGACTCGGACACACTGGCTACCTGGGTCAGCGCCAACGAGGATCTACTTGCCCGCAATCGTATTGATTTGGCACCATCAGCCTCCCGCTGCACGATCAATTTACAAGATCACGAGACTTCTTGCTCGGCCTATCGGCTGGAATTTTAA